One Cucurbita pepo subsp. pepo cultivar mu-cu-16 chromosome LG20, ASM280686v2, whole genome shotgun sequence genomic window carries:
- the LOC111782795 gene encoding uncharacterized protein LOC111782795, with protein MASVCISECINDTCIIPAGRPTYFSLQRWPEEEDGSVEPRRPRLRAADGISRRQMYLRSYTFSREDTEVHESTAQTCLGKLKRRRRPAEIRGGGRRSRCFAIVRAAAAKASSGALLSMFRRLLSCVAKVDGRK; from the coding sequence ATGGCCTCCGTCTGCATATCCGAATGCATCAACGACACCTGTATTATCCCCGCCGGCCGGCCGACGTATTTCAGCTTGCAGCGGTGgccggaggaggaggatggGTCTGTAGAGCCCCGTCGGCCACGGCTGAGAGCGGCAGACGGGATCTCTCGCCGGCAAATGTACTTGAGGAGCTACACCTTCTCAAGGGAGGACACCGAAGTCCATGAGAGTACAGCGCAGACCTGCCTTGGGAAGCTCAAGCGGCGACGGAGGCCGGCAGAGATCCGCGGCGGCGGAAGGAGGAGCCGCTGTTTCGCCATCGTGAGGGCCGCCGCTGCGAAGGCTTCTTCCGGCGCCTTGCTCTCCATGTTCCGGCGGTTGCTTTCTTGCGTGGCGAAAGTTGACGGTCGTAAGTGA